The following are from one region of the Cystobacter fuscus DSM 2262 genome:
- the holB gene encoding DNA polymerase III subunit delta', with the protein MTLASVVGQPRAIDALQSALRGGSVHHAYLFAGPEGVGKELTAVGLAQALTCPEQPDVGCGTCSSCTRIAKGAHPDVSWLMPDAERVERGLAGRSDFATTPSRDIRVDQIRSLLERICLRGLESKRKVAIVVDAHQMNAQAQNAFLKTLEEPPAETTLILLASAPDKMLPTIRSRCSKVSFGPLPVELVAERLQKERKLDEPTAMLAAVMAGGSLGRAMALDLKALAARKDVIASFEALKPGEPSAMLRWAATFGESREDAEQALSILSLWTRDVAMAKVGGERLANRDLDALAHEVAARTHESMLHRRHALLDKARATIVERNGSPRLQLERMLIELLEGR; encoded by the coding sequence ATGACGTTGGCATCGGTCGTCGGACAGCCACGCGCCATCGACGCGCTCCAGTCGGCGCTTCGGGGTGGCTCGGTTCATCACGCCTACCTCTTCGCCGGGCCCGAGGGCGTGGGCAAGGAGCTCACCGCCGTGGGGCTCGCCCAGGCGCTCACCTGTCCCGAGCAGCCCGACGTGGGCTGTGGCACCTGCTCGAGCTGCACCCGCATCGCCAAGGGCGCCCACCCGGACGTGTCCTGGCTCATGCCCGACGCCGAGCGCGTGGAGCGCGGCCTCGCGGGCCGCTCGGACTTCGCCACCACGCCCAGCCGGGACATCCGCGTGGATCAGATCCGCTCCCTGCTCGAGCGCATCTGCCTGCGGGGCCTCGAGTCCAAGCGCAAGGTGGCCATCGTGGTGGACGCGCACCAGATGAATGCCCAGGCGCAGAACGCCTTCCTCAAGACGCTCGAGGAGCCCCCCGCGGAGACCACGCTCATCCTGCTCGCCTCGGCTCCGGACAAGATGCTGCCCACCATCCGCAGCCGCTGCTCCAAGGTGTCCTTCGGCCCGCTGCCCGTGGAGCTCGTGGCCGAGCGCCTCCAGAAGGAGCGCAAGCTGGACGAGCCGACGGCCATGCTCGCGGCGGTGATGGCCGGAGGCAGCCTCGGCCGGGCCATGGCGTTGGACTTGAAGGCGCTCGCGGCCCGTAAGGACGTCATCGCCTCGTTCGAGGCGCTCAAGCCCGGAGAGCCGAGCGCGATGCTGCGCTGGGCCGCCACGTTCGGCGAGTCGCGCGAGGACGCGGAGCAGGCGCTCTCCATCCTCTCGCTGTGGACGCGCGACGTGGCGATGGCGAAGGTGGGAGGGGAGCGCCTGGCCAACCGGGACCTGGACGCGCTCGCGCACGAGGTGGCGGCGCGCACGCACGAGTCGATGCTCCACCGGCGGCACGCGCTGCTGGACAAGGCGCGGGCGACCATCGTGGAGCGCAACGGCTCGCCCCGGCTGCAACTGGAGCGGATGCTCATTGAATTGCTGGAGGGGCGATGA